A stretch of Natronococcus sp. CG52 DNA encodes these proteins:
- a CDS encoding DMT family transporter: MIDRRTLALFVLSSVFFGGTFVAAKAGLEYFPPLLFVAIRFDIAAVLMLAYVAIRSSREELLPRTGGDVVGILATGVLVIGLANSLLFVGQQYATSAVGSIVFSLNPILTPVFAAVLLSNERLSARGTIGMVLGLLGVALVVSPDPAMLFGGDAFGRAILFAGAVSAALGAVLIRRADATLSSSVRIAWGLPLAAALSHGFALASGESAAAITWTTGAVLALGYVSVFAGVLAYLAYFALLDETGAIQANLIFYVVPVVSTIGGWALLGERIAPLAVVGFLTIFAGFAVLGSESIDIRSRLPSSPLRIEDVRSDRDAHRAEDRSSVTDEPKWQRSD; this comes from the coding sequence GTGATCGATCGCCGAACCCTCGCGCTGTTCGTCCTCTCGAGCGTCTTCTTCGGCGGCACGTTCGTCGCCGCGAAGGCAGGTCTCGAGTACTTTCCGCCGCTGCTGTTCGTCGCGATCCGGTTCGATATCGCCGCCGTTCTCATGCTGGCGTACGTGGCGATCCGGTCCTCTCGCGAGGAGTTGCTCCCGCGCACCGGCGGCGACGTCGTCGGGATCCTCGCGACCGGCGTTCTCGTGATCGGACTGGCGAACTCGCTCCTGTTCGTCGGCCAGCAGTACGCGACCAGCGCCGTCGGGTCGATCGTCTTCAGTCTCAACCCGATCCTGACACCCGTGTTCGCGGCCGTCCTGCTCTCGAACGAGCGACTCTCCGCTCGCGGGACGATCGGAATGGTGCTCGGTCTGCTCGGCGTCGCGCTCGTGGTCAGCCCCGACCCGGCGATGCTGTTCGGCGGCGACGCGTTCGGACGGGCGATCCTGTTCGCCGGCGCGGTGAGCGCCGCGCTCGGTGCGGTCCTCATCCGGCGGGCCGACGCGACGCTCTCGAGTTCGGTTCGAATCGCGTGGGGACTTCCGCTCGCGGCGGCGCTCAGTCACGGCTTCGCCTTGGCGAGCGGCGAATCGGCGGCGGCGATCACGTGGACCACCGGCGCGGTCCTGGCGCTCGGCTACGTCAGCGTCTTCGCCGGCGTCCTCGCGTACCTCGCGTACTTCGCCCTCCTCGACGAGACCGGCGCGATCCAGGCGAACCTGATCTTCTACGTCGTACCGGTCGTCTCGACGATCGGGGGCTGGGCGCTTCTCGGCGAACGGATCGCGCCGCTGGCCGTCGTCGGCTTCCTGACGATCTTCGCGGGCTTTGCGGTCCTCGGGAGCGAATCGATCGATATCAGATCTCGACTCCCCTCCTCACCGCTCCGGATCGAGGACGTTCGATCGGACCGCGACGCTCACCGCGCGGAGGACCGGTCGTCGGTGACGGACGAGCCGAAGTGGCAGCGTTCGGACTGA
- a CDS encoding ABC transporter ATP-binding protein produces MVAIRTNSLTRRFGDVTAVDGLDLEVKRGEVYGFLGPNGAGKSTTINMLLGFTPSTAGSGTVLGHDIGDESLAIRQSTGVLPEDFGMYDRLTARKHVQFAVDTKGASDDPDALLRRVGLEEAADRKAGGFSTGMKQRVALAMALVGEPELLILDEPSSGLDPNGAREMRQIILDEVDRGATVFFSSHIMEQVEAICDRVGIMRGGQLVAEDTIDALKDQFDAESRLLVTVDAVPDGLLSELRTMGSVSDVHLSENDIVVVLNDSGRKAAVINAVEASGAEIADITSEEPSLEELFAALTTVDDDRLAGADSEVIDA; encoded by the coding sequence ATGGTTGCGATACGAACAAATTCGCTCACGCGGCGGTTCGGCGACGTTACAGCCGTCGACGGACTCGACCTCGAGGTGAAACGCGGCGAGGTGTACGGATTTCTCGGACCGAACGGTGCCGGGAAATCGACGACGATCAACATGCTCCTCGGATTTACTCCGTCGACGGCGGGTTCCGGAACCGTTCTGGGTCACGATATCGGGGACGAGTCGCTCGCTATCCGTCAGTCGACCGGCGTGCTCCCCGAGGACTTCGGAATGTACGACCGCCTGACCGCGCGAAAGCACGTTCAGTTCGCCGTCGATACGAAGGGAGCGTCCGACGACCCCGACGCGTTGCTCCGGCGAGTCGGTCTCGAGGAGGCCGCCGATCGCAAAGCCGGCGGCTTCTCGACCGGCATGAAACAGCGCGTCGCACTCGCGATGGCGCTCGTCGGCGAGCCCGAACTGCTGATTCTCGACGAACCGTCGTCGGGTCTCGATCCGAACGGCGCTCGCGAGATGCGCCAGATCATCTTGGACGAGGTCGACCGCGGTGCGACGGTGTTCTTCTCGAGTCACATCATGGAACAGGTCGAGGCGATCTGCGACCGGGTCGGCATCATGCGCGGCGGACAACTCGTCGCCGAAGACACGATCGACGCGCTAAAGGATCAGTTCGACGCCGAATCGCGGCTTCTCGTCACGGTCGATGCGGTGCCGGACGGACTGCTCTCGGAGCTTCGGACGATGGGGAGCGTCTCGGACGTTCACCTTTCGGAGAACGACATCGTCGTCGTGTTGAACGACTCGGGCCGAAAGGCGGCGGTCATTAACGCCGTCGAGGCGTCCGGTGCCGAGATAGCCGACATTACCTCGGAAGAGCCGTCGCTCGAGGAGTTGTTCGCGGCGCTCACGACCGTGGACGATGACCGACTCGCCGGCGCTGACTCGGAGGTGATCGACGCATGA
- a CDS encoding helix-turn-helix transcriptional regulator gives MESALEEIEFLALSANRVEVLSLLAERRHRRSELAEATGASQATLGRILGDFEERSWIRRDEEAYVATATGRIVAAGFTDLREILEAEMRLREVVDYLPTHAMDVDLRRLADATITLPTQTRPNAPLSRLLGLLREADEVRAFSHAFNEQTLTIVEERTTADEQRFKGVFSRTAIDALAEESTLRSQLRTLLESDRAELRVRNEGVPIAAMIVDETVYLLLRDENGVLRASIDTDDPAVRSWAEDTYDHYWRTAQPLEPDALSS, from the coding sequence ATGGAATCGGCACTCGAGGAGATCGAGTTTCTCGCGCTCTCGGCGAACCGCGTGGAGGTGCTCAGCCTCCTCGCCGAGCGGCGCCACCGCCGCAGCGAACTGGCCGAGGCTACCGGCGCCTCGCAGGCGACGCTCGGCCGGATCCTCGGCGACTTCGAGGAGCGATCGTGGATCAGACGCGACGAGGAGGCGTACGTGGCGACGGCGACGGGTCGGATCGTCGCTGCGGGGTTCACGGATCTCCGGGAAATTCTCGAGGCCGAGATGCGACTCCGCGAGGTCGTCGACTACCTGCCGACGCACGCGATGGACGTCGACCTCCGACGGCTGGCGGACGCGACGATCACGCTTCCGACCCAGACGCGGCCGAACGCGCCGCTGTCCCGTCTCCTCGGACTTCTTCGAGAGGCCGACGAGGTTCGCGCGTTCTCCCACGCGTTCAACGAGCAGACGCTGACGATCGTCGAAGAGCGGACGACGGCGGACGAACAGCGGTTCAAGGGCGTCTTCTCGCGCACCGCTATCGACGCACTGGCCGAGGAGTCGACGCTTCGGAGCCAGCTTCGGACGCTGCTCGAGTCCGACCGGGCCGAACTCAGGGTTCGCAACGAGGGCGTCCCGATCGCAGCGATGATCGTCGACGAGACGGTCTACCTGCTCCTGCGCGACGAGAACGGCGTTCTCCGGGCCTCGATCGATACCGACGATCCGGCCGTGCGCTCGTGGGCCGAGGATACTTACGATCACTACTGGCGGACGGCACAGCCCCTCGAGCCGGATGCGCTTTCCTCGTAG
- a CDS encoding DUF7501 family protein yields MSVNATTNWSDPGTCPFCGGELPDPGAGFIDHIDENETCETDFENWRTNLADDLTGEWSG; encoded by the coding sequence ATGTCCGTGAACGCGACGACGAACTGGTCCGATCCCGGCACTTGTCCCTTTTGTGGCGGCGAACTGCCCGATCCCGGCGCCGGCTTCATCGATCACATCGACGAAAACGAGACCTGCGAAACCGACTTCGAAAACTGGCGAACGAACCTCGCAGACGATCTCACCGGCGAATGGAGCGGCTAG
- a CDS encoding Gfo/Idh/MocA family protein gives MPNALRIGIIGTGGWGTHIAEQFHENPDAEVIALTDISDANRERAGEVLEVDPEHQYTDHQAMLGNEELDGVQISSPHELHYDHAVAALDEELHIFCEKPFVPDLGRARELTRRIETSDQVTMIGYQRHVNSAYVETRRAVTSGDIEPKLVTAELTQGWIQEVSGTWRVDPDLSGGGQLYDSGSHLLDAIVWMIDEVPVTVTAEMEFVNERIDVQAALAVRFDEGTVASITVSGDAPDVSERITVRGDGGRCTIRGTGWSDREVSITDTEGTEVSAVSEGLSSYDKVDAFVRAVRSGETPPATARDALYATALTEAAYESAHTGERVAVGIESSETEPSS, from the coding sequence ATGCCGAACGCACTACGAATAGGTATTATTGGAACCGGGGGCTGGGGGACCCATATCGCGGAGCAGTTTCACGAGAATCCCGATGCGGAAGTCATCGCGCTTACTGACATCTCGGACGCAAACCGTGAACGGGCAGGAGAGGTGCTCGAGGTGGATCCGGAACACCAGTACACGGATCACCAGGCGATGCTAGGCAACGAGGAACTGGACGGCGTGCAAATCAGTTCGCCGCACGAACTCCACTACGACCACGCCGTCGCCGCTCTCGACGAAGAGCTTCATATCTTCTGTGAGAAGCCGTTCGTCCCGGATCTCGGACGGGCACGGGAGCTCACCCGTCGGATCGAAACCAGCGATCAGGTGACGATGATCGGATATCAGCGCCACGTCAATTCTGCCTACGTCGAAACTCGCCGAGCGGTCACGAGCGGTGACATCGAACCCAAACTCGTCACCGCCGAACTCACGCAAGGGTGGATCCAGGAGGTGTCCGGGACGTGGCGCGTCGATCCGGATCTTAGCGGCGGCGGTCAACTGTACGACAGCGGTAGTCATCTGCTCGACGCGATCGTTTGGATGATCGACGAAGTCCCAGTAACTGTTACCGCGGAAATGGAGTTCGTAAACGAGCGCATCGACGTGCAGGCGGCGCTTGCGGTTCGATTCGACGAGGGCACGGTAGCCAGCATTACCGTCTCCGGGGACGCGCCCGACGTCTCCGAGCGGATCACCGTACGCGGAGACGGTGGCCGCTGCACTATACGGGGAACGGGGTGGTCCGACCGTGAAGTGTCTATCACCGATACGGAGGGAACGGAGGTGTCAGCAGTCTCCGAGGGGCTCTCGTCGTACGATAAAGTCGACGCGTTCGTGCGGGCGGTTCGATCCGGCGAAACGCCGCCGGCAACGGCGAGGGACGCGCTGTACGCGACGGCATTGACCGAAGCGGCGTACGAATCGGCGCACACTGGCGAGCGCGTGGCCGTTGGTATTGAATCATCAGAAACGGAGCCGTCTTCCTGA
- a CDS encoding ABC transporter permease, with protein MSWVHIARKDFADAGRSLMLWALTVLLILLVAGVSSIPYLLATEGATPAFEEALSFLFTPIGFLIPIIGLVVGYQAIVSERESGSIRFLLGLPNTRRDVILGKVLGRTGVVAIPTVIGFVVGAVVIGALYDGFAIVDYLGLLVFSLIMGLVYVAVAVGISASVSSRAKALAGVLGFFVLFDFLWEFVTMGIYWALEGSLPGFDGLPAWYLFVLRLSPGQSLSAIALTLVDFAGAGDFDMTAAGRVAGEVPFYLENWFAWLIVAMWILVPLGVGYARFKNATLS; from the coding sequence ATGAGTTGGGTACACATCGCCAGAAAGGACTTCGCGGACGCGGGGCGGTCGCTGATGCTGTGGGCGTTGACGGTACTGCTGATCCTGCTCGTCGCCGGCGTCTCGTCGATCCCGTACCTCCTCGCGACCGAGGGGGCGACACCGGCGTTCGAAGAGGCGCTCAGCTTCCTGTTCACGCCGATCGGCTTTCTGATCCCGATCATCGGACTGGTCGTCGGCTATCAGGCGATCGTCAGCGAACGCGAGTCGGGGAGCATCCGCTTTCTGCTCGGGCTCCCGAACACCCGCCGTGACGTCATCCTCGGGAAGGTCCTGGGCCGAACCGGCGTCGTCGCGATCCCGACGGTGATCGGCTTCGTCGTCGGCGCGGTCGTCATCGGCGCGCTGTACGACGGGTTCGCGATCGTCGACTATCTCGGACTCCTGGTCTTTTCGCTGATTATGGGACTCGTCTACGTCGCGGTCGCGGTCGGCATCTCGGCGAGCGTCAGTTCCCGCGCGAAAGCGCTCGCGGGCGTCCTCGGGTTCTTCGTGCTCTTCGACTTCCTCTGGGAGTTCGTTACGATGGGGATCTACTGGGCGCTCGAGGGCAGCCTCCCCGGGTTCGACGGGCTTCCCGCCTGGTACCTGTTCGTGTTGCGGCTGAGCCCGGGGCAGTCGCTCAGCGCGATCGCGCTCACTCTCGTCGACTTCGCGGGCGCGGGAGATTTCGATATGACCGCCGCGGGACGAGTGGCCGGCGAGGTTCCGTTCTACCTCGAGAACTGGTTCGCCTGGCTCATCGTCGCGATGTGGATTCTCGTTCCGCTCGGGGTCGGCTACGCTCGCTTCAAAAACGCGACGCTGAGTTGA
- a CDS encoding metallophosphoesterase family protein has product MLVLGDAHASDSERREILLDHYHTLEPDAVLQLGDLERYELPAPTWFVAGNNEDFDVIDALRAGETAETRNLHLLASTVATVAGLRVAGLSGNYAPTKYDLPRSELSGERRRHFTHEDVERAASLSDVDVFLTHEAPTGLLSYGYDPGCEHVDEILEALSPELCLVGHHHRHREATIEGTRVVSLAPAWERYYTFDPDSLALEKHDLGSSG; this is encoded by the coding sequence ATGCTCGTGCTCGGTGACGCCCACGCGTCCGACTCGGAGCGTCGGGAGATACTGCTCGACCACTATCACACGCTCGAGCCGGACGCCGTGTTACAGCTCGGCGACCTCGAACGGTACGAACTGCCGGCCCCGACGTGGTTCGTCGCCGGCAACAACGAGGATTTCGACGTAATCGACGCGCTTCGAGCGGGAGAGACCGCAGAGACGCGAAACCTCCACCTCCTCGCGAGCACGGTCGCGACGGTCGCCGGCCTGCGCGTCGCCGGCCTCTCCGGAAACTACGCGCCCACGAAGTACGACCTGCCCAGATCGGAGCTCTCGGGTGAGCGACGCCGTCACTTCACTCACGAGGACGTCGAGCGGGCGGCGTCGCTGTCCGACGTCGACGTCTTCCTCACCCACGAGGCCCCGACAGGACTGCTGTCGTACGGCTACGACCCCGGCTGCGAGCACGTCGACGAGATCCTCGAGGCCCTCTCGCCCGAACTCTGTCTGGTCGGCCACCACCACCGTCATCGCGAGGCGACGATCGAGGGAACGCGCGTCGTGAGCCTCGCACCCGCCTGGGAGCGCTACTACACGTTCGATCCGGACAGCCTCGCGCTCGAGAAACACGATCTCGGCTCGAGCGGGTAA
- a CDS encoding gamma carbonic anhydrase family protein: MVDSRTYEFEGASPSIHDEARVSREATLVGDVTVEAEASVWPGVVLRGDIGPVRIGRQTHVGDNATLHASVLEDRVMVGHGAVLNEATVEERALVGFNTTINTDATVGSESIVAAGTVIPDEYAIPSKSFVRGVPAEITPLEETGIDPEEIFEAFSSGEYTDLAQRHGDLFE, encoded by the coding sequence ATGGTCGACAGCCGAACCTACGAGTTCGAGGGCGCGTCGCCGTCGATTCACGACGAGGCGCGCGTAAGCCGGGAGGCGACGCTCGTCGGCGACGTGACGGTCGAAGCGGAAGCGAGCGTCTGGCCGGGAGTCGTGCTCCGCGGCGACATCGGCCCCGTTCGCATCGGCCGACAGACGCACGTCGGCGACAACGCGACGCTTCACGCGTCAGTCCTGGAGGACCGGGTGATGGTCGGTCACGGCGCGGTTCTCAACGAGGCGACCGTCGAGGAGCGCGCACTGGTCGGATTCAACACGACGATCAACACCGACGCCACGGTCGGGTCCGAAAGCATCGTCGCCGCGGGAACGGTGATCCCTGACGAGTACGCGATCCCGTCGAAGTCGTTCGTCCGCGGCGTTCCGGCCGAAATCACGCCGCTCGAGGAGACGGGAATCGATCCCGAGGAAATCTTCGAGGCGTTCTCGTCGGGCGAGTACACGGACCTGGCCCAGCGCCACGGTGATCTGTTCGAGTAG
- a CDS encoding helix-hairpin-helix domain-containing protein, translated as MFDVQRSAIKQSQQLFKQSLAAQRNADHIALTGLKGQESLQRQQLEIGQAATHGAVSAMAAMIPGDDQPSAHRSIDESFAQLKTTHEEFYDAVERELERDVESIDELSEEFVDAMEDGTEQLLESSHTIEDQTVENVGELSTQLREQLEQTEEMQDRLEDQLERQTGDVEELLERQAEQIESFQQQLEEQAERVQAQFEEANQERTKIRTDPEHAIEDIDGIDTTTREQLADAGIATIDDLTRSDPETVAEAAEVSPSRAREWIDQAEA; from the coding sequence ATGTTCGACGTCCAGCGAAGCGCGATCAAACAGAGTCAGCAGCTGTTCAAGCAGAGCCTCGCAGCCCAGCGAAACGCCGACCACATAGCCCTCACCGGTCTCAAGGGCCAGGAGTCGCTGCAGCGCCAGCAACTCGAGATCGGACAGGCCGCGACTCACGGCGCCGTCAGCGCGATGGCCGCGATGATTCCCGGTGACGATCAGCCGTCAGCCCACCGGAGCATCGACGAGAGTTTCGCACAGCTGAAAACGACCCACGAGGAGTTCTACGACGCCGTCGAGCGCGAACTTGAGCGCGACGTCGAGTCGATCGACGAGCTCTCCGAGGAGTTCGTCGACGCGATGGAGGACGGAACCGAGCAGTTGCTCGAGTCCTCGCACACGATCGAGGACCAGACGGTCGAGAACGTCGGCGAGCTCTCGACGCAGCTCCGCGAACAGCTCGAGCAGACCGAGGAGATGCAAGACCGGCTCGAAGACCAACTCGAGCGCCAGACCGGCGACGTCGAGGAACTGCTCGAGCGCCAGGCCGAGCAGATCGAGTCCTTCCAGCAGCAACTCGAGGAGCAGGCCGAGCGGGTCCAGGCGCAGTTCGAGGAAGCGAACCAGGAGCGGACGAAGATTCGGACCGATCCCGAACACGCGATCGAGGATATCGACGGGATCGACACGACGACCCGCGAGCAGCTAGCGGACGCCGGAATCGCGACGATCGACGACCTGACGCGATCCGATCCCGAAACCGTCGCCGAGGCCGCGGAAGTGTCGCCGTCGCGCGCTCGAGAGTGGATCGATCAGGCCGAAGCCTGA
- a CDS encoding alpha/beta fold hydrolase yields MPLFGDSSNLEGVDADGPSDAQAIVFVHGAMFTRAMWLPQQRGLSDEFRVVSLDLPGHGAFGDETFRMEPAIERLEEVIETQTDGSAVLVGLSLGGYVATEYASRHPDEVDGLVLTGSSANPVRGMNLLTRVNGGIARLLTRPDVGKRAVERLATRWVRNRDLPPDIETAIIDAGFYPKQFGDAGPDVAGVNFREKLSTYPGPTLILNGENDKVMRRGEQEHAAAAQDARIEVLADVGHICNLHRPETYTSRVRNFVRQRVPQKQ; encoded by the coding sequence ATGCCACTGTTCGGAGACAGCAGCAACCTCGAGGGCGTCGACGCCGACGGTCCGTCGGATGCACAGGCGATCGTATTCGTCCACGGTGCGATGTTCACGCGCGCGATGTGGCTTCCCCAGCAGCGGGGGCTGTCCGACGAGTTCCGCGTGGTCTCGCTCGACCTCCCCGGCCACGGAGCGTTCGGTGACGAAACGTTCCGGATGGAGCCGGCGATCGAGCGCCTCGAGGAGGTGATCGAGACGCAAACCGACGGAAGCGCGGTCCTCGTCGGCCTCTCGCTCGGCGGGTACGTGGCGACGGAGTACGCCTCCCGCCACCCTGATGAGGTCGACGGACTGGTGCTGACCGGCAGCAGCGCGAACCCCGTCCGCGGGATGAATCTGCTCACGCGGGTCAACGGCGGGATCGCTCGGCTTCTGACCCGACCCGACGTCGGCAAACGCGCCGTCGAGCGACTGGCGACGCGGTGGGTTCGCAACCGCGATCTGCCGCCGGATATCGAAACGGCGATCATCGACGCCGGATTCTATCCCAAGCAGTTCGGGGACGCGGGGCCGGACGTCGCCGGCGTGAATTTCCGGGAGAAGCTGTCGACGTACCCCGGGCCGACGCTGATCCTCAACGGCGAGAACGACAAGGTCATGCGACGCGGCGAGCAGGAGCACGCGGCCGCCGCGCAGGACGCCCGCATCGAGGTACTCGCTGACGTCGGCCACATCTGCAACCTCCACCGACCCGAGACGTACACGTCCCGCGTCCGGAACTTCGTGCGCCAGCGGGTTCCCCAGAAACAGTGA
- a CDS encoding TIGR03885 family FMN-dependent LLM class oxidoreductase, with protein sequence MPDIGFHASHEQFAPSDLLECATLADEYGFDDVLASDHFHPWSERQGESGFVWSWLGSAMEATSLSFGTVNAPGYRYHPAIIAQAAATLREMYPERFWLSIGSGQLLNEGIAGTDWPVKSDRNARLEECADVMKRLWEGEEVTHDGRIAVERATLYSRPDTPPPVIGAALSEETARWLGERDWVDGMITIATPAHDEVAQRVEAFREHAPDKPVYLKVQLSYDTDEDAALEGAYDQWRTNCVPGPVTQQLRTPEEYDELGEGISREQVEENVRVSADLEQHLEWLQQDLSLDVDKLLLHNVNREQEQFIDDFGERVLPELE encoded by the coding sequence ATGCCCGACATCGGTTTTCACGCGTCCCACGAGCAGTTCGCGCCGAGCGACCTCCTCGAGTGCGCGACGCTCGCGGACGAGTACGGGTTCGACGACGTGCTCGCGTCGGACCACTTCCACCCCTGGAGCGAACGTCAGGGCGAATCAGGTTTCGTCTGGTCGTGGCTCGGCTCGGCGATGGAGGCGACGTCGCTCTCGTTCGGGACGGTCAATGCGCCCGGCTACCGCTACCATCCCGCGATCATCGCGCAGGCGGCGGCGACGCTCCGGGAGATGTACCCCGAGCGGTTCTGGCTCTCGATCGGCAGCGGGCAACTGCTCAACGAGGGAATCGCGGGGACGGACTGGCCCGTCAAGTCGGACCGAAACGCTCGACTCGAGGAGTGCGCCGACGTGATGAAGCGCCTCTGGGAGGGCGAAGAGGTCACGCACGACGGTCGGATCGCGGTCGAACGGGCGACGCTCTACTCCCGGCCCGACACGCCGCCGCCGGTGATCGGCGCCGCCCTCTCCGAGGAGACCGCCCGCTGGCTGGGGGAACGCGACTGGGTCGACGGAATGATTACGATCGCGACGCCGGCCCACGACGAGGTTGCCCAGCGCGTCGAGGCGTTCCGGGAACACGCGCCCGACAAACCCGTCTATCTCAAGGTACAGCTCTCCTACGACACCGACGAAGATGCCGCGCTCGAGGGGGCGTACGACCAGTGGCGGACCAACTGCGTTCCCGGGCCGGTGACCCAGCAGCTCCGAACGCCCGAGGAGTACGACGAACTGGGCGAGGGGATCAGTCGAGAGCAGGTGGAGGAGAACGTCCGGGTCTCGGCCGACCTCGAGCAGCACCTCGAGTGGCTCCAGCAGGATCTGTCGCTCGACGTCGACAAACTCCTGCTCCACAACGTCAATCGAGAACAGGAGCAGTTCATCGACGACTTCGGCGAGCGCGTGCTGCCCGAACTCGAGTAA
- a CDS encoding Vms1/Ankzf1 family peptidyl-tRNA hydrolase, with protein sequence MALSDYELHEQLDRLSETVADRDVLVTLVVPPDKSIGEARQPVETDYAEATQLDERSFPKPLVDALEAVRRNLNEYDEIPENGLVIYAGAAGGDLLTSVFDDLPVEIEESVYEHSNEFHLEPLESITEPSSTHGLLVVERGGAALGRLDDEGVEPIDSFDSDVPGKSSAGGQSAERFERDRERQKREFFDEVAERAAYTFLEDDEVDGLLLGGTTGTIERFREEADLDHRLEDEIVGEFAVEYASEQGLEQLAGKGQEAIDERDRREAREALDTFLGDVGSGEIAYGHDEVDRALEYDAVETLLLSTALDAPQLQSLGERTEEQGGDTLVVPDDFPDGNRFADAFDGIGAILRFPID encoded by the coding sequence ATGGCACTCTCAGACTACGAACTCCACGAGCAGCTCGATCGTCTCTCCGAAACCGTCGCCGACCGGGACGTGCTCGTCACCCTCGTCGTTCCGCCCGACAAATCGATCGGCGAGGCGCGCCAGCCCGTCGAAACCGATTACGCCGAAGCGACCCAGCTCGACGAGCGGTCGTTTCCGAAGCCGCTCGTCGACGCGCTCGAGGCCGTCCGGCGGAACCTGAACGAGTACGACGAGATTCCGGAGAACGGACTCGTCATCTACGCGGGTGCCGCCGGTGGCGACCTCCTCACGTCGGTCTTCGACGATCTCCCCGTCGAGATCGAGGAGTCGGTGTACGAGCACAGCAACGAGTTCCACCTCGAGCCGCTGGAGTCCATCACCGAGCCCTCCTCGACGCACGGACTGCTCGTCGTCGAGCGCGGCGGCGCGGCGCTGGGCCGACTCGACGACGAGGGCGTCGAACCGATCGACTCGTTCGACAGCGACGTCCCCGGGAAATCCAGCGCCGGCGGCCAGTCGGCCGAGCGCTTCGAGCGCGACCGCGAGCGCCAGAAGCGCGAGTTCTTCGACGAGGTCGCGGAGCGGGCCGCGTACACCTTCCTCGAGGACGACGAGGTCGACGGCCTGCTGCTCGGCGGCACGACGGGAACGATCGAGCGGTTCCGCGAGGAGGCCGACCTCGATCACCGCCTCGAGGACGAGATCGTCGGCGAGTTCGCCGTCGAGTACGCCAGCGAGCAGGGACTCGAGCAACTCGCCGGGAAGGGACAGGAAGCGATCGACGAGCGCGACCGGCGCGAGGCCCGCGAGGCGCTCGACACTTTCCTCGGCGACGTCGGCTCGGGCGAGATCGCGTACGGCCACGACGAGGTTGACCGGGCGCTCGAGTACGACGCGGTCGAGACGCTGTTGCTCTCGACGGCGCTCGACGCGCCACAGCTCCAGTCGCTGGGCGAACGAACGGAAGAACAGGGCGGCGACACGCTCGTCGTTCCCGACGACTTCCCGGACGGAAACCGGTTCGCGGACGCGTTCGACGGGATCGGTGCCATTCTGCGGTTCCCGATCGACTAA